The Marinifilum sp. JC120 genome window below encodes:
- the cas2 gene encoding CRISPR-associated endonuclease Cas2 has protein sequence MYKKQWFVITYDIADPKRLVKVFKYLKQFALHEQRSVFTAHLTEKQKKHTARRLRSMIDEREDTVWICPARSANDIWLNDTGNNAPFIKKISNFLLRYLS, from the coding sequence ATGTATAAAAAACAATGGTTCGTAATCACTTACGATATTGCCGACCCCAAACGATTAGTAAAGGTATTCAAATACCTCAAGCAATTTGCCCTTCATGAGCAGAGGTCTGTTTTTACTGCCCACTTAACTGAGAAACAAAAGAAGCACACAGCACGAAGACTACGCTCAATGATTGATGAGAGAGAAGACACGGTCTGGATATGCCCGGCCCGGTCTGCGAACGACATCTGGCTCAATGACACAGGAAACAATGCACCATTTATAAAAAAAATTTCTAATTTCCTATTGAGGTACCTATCATGA
- the cas1 gene encoding CRISPR-associated endonuclease Cas1 has translation MNAATLVIDKSGTTITRDGKSIVIKLPEGGQSRIPFNRIGSMVIYSKAHVETTVWRELASRNIPCVILPSRGKGSECWISSGLNAKLDARLLQHQAYHSYSQSLNAQKFILGKKFHATQCLLECLEYSARSKGLSDEFNKTKIDIETASQNLINTERKISTMGIEGGADKSLYALYTKLLPPKWNFCKRIRRPPTDPFNSLLSLCSTLVYSETLNQIMLHGLDPCIGILHATRKNRYSLALDIMEPLRPAISMYAYMLLTEKFTLRDFAISTEACLLRKNARSEFYFQWHSIIHEWGKLPGCNSQKEMNMKQCLSEIIDDLTKLWEGDAGND, from the coding sequence ATGAATGCAGCAACCCTTGTTATCGATAAATCTGGAACAACAATCACCCGTGATGGTAAATCTATCGTTATAAAACTTCCCGAAGGAGGCCAGTCACGAATTCCTTTCAACCGGATCGGTTCAATGGTCATATACTCCAAAGCACATGTTGAAACCACTGTCTGGAGAGAATTGGCAAGCCGAAATATTCCCTGTGTGATCCTTCCTTCTCGTGGAAAAGGAAGTGAATGCTGGATAAGCTCCGGCCTTAATGCCAAACTTGATGCCCGACTACTACAGCATCAGGCTTACCATTCATACTCACAGAGCCTTAACGCCCAAAAATTCATTCTTGGCAAAAAATTCCATGCCACCCAATGCCTATTAGAATGCCTCGAATATTCAGCCAGGAGTAAAGGACTCTCCGATGAATTTAATAAAACAAAGATAGACATTGAAACCGCCTCCCAAAATCTAATCAACACAGAACGAAAAATTTCGACCATGGGCATAGAAGGCGGAGCTGATAAATCACTTTACGCCCTTTACACAAAACTACTGCCGCCCAAATGGAATTTCTGCAAAAGAATACGTAGACCGCCGACTGATCCGTTCAACTCTCTTCTGTCCCTGTGCAGCACGCTCGTTTATTCTGAAACACTCAACCAAATTATGCTTCACGGGCTTGATCCGTGCATAGGCATTCTCCACGCCACCCGCAAAAATAGATACAGCCTCGCTCTCGACATCATGGAACCGCTGCGTCCCGCAATAAGCATGTATGCCTACATGCTGCTGACCGAAAAATTTACCTTAAGAGACTTCGCTATCAGCACCGAAGCTTGCCTCCTGCGCAAAAATGCCCGCTCTGAATTTTATTTCCAATGGCATTCCATAATTCATGAATGGGGAAAACTACCGGGGTGTAATTCGCAAAAAGAAATGAACATGAAACAGTGC